TACGGCTTTGAGACCATTTTACCCTGGATGGATATGGTAATGGGATTTTCAGCAGTCGCAGCAACCATCAACAAGGCGCTTAAATATTGACTAGACACGCTACCAGAAATTGCAGTTTCACCACCTGATAATCCATTCCCTTTGACTCTGACTGGTGGGCAACCTGTATCATTTTCACAGACAACATCGACTCCTAATTGCTTCAACGCTTCCACCAAATGCTGAATGGGGCGTTCTCGCATGCGCGCATTGCCATCTAGAATATATTCACCGGTACCTGTTGCACAAAGTGCCGTCAAGAACCGGATACTGGTACCGCTGTTCTCCAACCACAGGGAGGCTGTTGATTGTGGAATTTTTCCAGCACAGCCTTCTACCAGGATAGTACACTTTTCCGGATCGTGCTTGACGTTGATACCTAATCGATTCAGGCTTTCAATCATGACCTGAGTGTCCTGGCTATCCAGAACTCCTGTTAACTGAGTCGTTCCTTCAGCGAGTGCGGCAACAATTAATGCACGATTCGTAATGCTTTTTGAGCCAGGTGGACGAATCGTCCCTTCAATGGAACCGGTAACAGGTTTGACTTGATAAGTTTTGAGCATGGAAAAGTTAAATGAAAGATGTGTTGAGATCTGGTAACTGTCTCAAGCTAATAGTGAATGAGTCGTTAATTCGTCACAGCATACACACTTGGTATCCAAACCTAAAGTGAGTAGATCCGTGTCTTCAAGTGTCTCTGAGACTTTGAGTCGCATCTGGAAGACCTTCCTTGATGGTCGGATAAACTAATTCGATCCCCAAACCTTCGCGTAACCTTTTATTACTACACCGCTTATTCAATCCTGCCGCCCGTTCAGTACTGTGGTTGCGCATTGACTTCAATTCAGGCTGATCTGACTCCTTCACTGCAAATTGTGGAAGAGGAGCATCTATCATTTGTGCCAAAGTTTCATAGTATTCCTGACGAGTCATTGGATAATTGTCACTGACCAGATAATGAGACTCGAGAGGAATATCGGCATCACATCGGAGGATTGTATTGACGATATCTGTGACATGAATCAGATTTAAATAAGCTTCAGGTCTACCCAGTAATGGTTCACCAGCTCTAATTTGTTCCATCCTGGCAAGTAGTCGTCCCGGACCATAAATCCCGGCTAACCTGAGAATCACGGCTGACGCGGAGTAGTGACCTTCCCGTTTCGAGATGAGTCTCTGTTTTTCAAACAGACGTTCCGCTTCCAAACAAATTTTTCCGTTTTCCCGCTCCGGTTCACAAGGGCTTGTTTCGTCAACCCATTCTCCCATAGTCTGACCATAAACACTGGTACTGGAAAGGTAAATAATTTTCCTCGTCCGATTTTTGATTTCAGAGAGTACATGATTCAATCCCGTGACATAGATATCATGACGAGTCTGATTTGCTGAACGGTCAAATCCCACCGCATACAAGACCGTATCTGCACTGGGCAAACTTTTGAGTGATTCCGGTTGGGTGATATCTCCTTCGATCGGCTTGAGTCCAAGCTTTTTGAATTCATTGGCGCGCTTTTCTGATCGTGTTAGCGCATAGACAGTATGCCCCTGCTCTAGCCATTTCTGAGCCACTGGTAAACCTACATATCCACAGCCAATAATAAGTTTCGTCATCGTTCGAGAACAATTTACATTAATAAATGAGAAATAACTGTTTGGCTTTATTAACGTTTCCCCCGAATTCTCGGGGCAAGCTGATGTGAATTTTGTAATACCTGTTTGATTTTATCTTGAATAAAGTTCTGTAATTCTAATTCGGAATTGTCAGACAGGGATCGGATCAATCTTACATGCTGCTTGTTGACAAAATAGACGTCCAGTTTTTGAAATCGGTCTGCCATCGTCTGCAATAAGACTTCTACTTGTGTTATAGTCAAGTCGTCTCGTTTTAGAACTGTTTCAGTAGAATTTCTTTCACGTGTTAATCGCGCAAGTGTATTTTTCTGGGTTCGATAAAGCTGCCCTGCAATAAATGCCCGCCTTAAGAGACCGTTCTGATCAAACTGATAAACGGGATCACTGCCAAAATAAAAAGAAAAATGACCGTTTTTCTTTTGTCCCCAGAATACAGGATCCGCTTCATGTTCGACTTGTATTTCAGCACGAGGAAAGAAGGCTATCGCTTCTCGCATCAGGTCTTCGCGGTCTTGTTCATTTCGTGCCATCGACATCTCACTTTTTCAGAATGCGATCCCGATTGTACATTTCTGTTTGAACTCACCAATACGACTTAATCAAACAGATGGCTTACGGATTCGTTTCGGTGAATCCGACGAATGGCTTCTCCTAATAAAGGAGCAATTGAAATTGATCTTAAATTAGATAGTTTCTCCTGATCAGGAATCGGCAGGCTATTTGTGACAACGATCTCTTTGATCGGTGCTGCACTCAAACGTTTGATTGCAGAACCACAGAAGACGGCATGGGATGCACCAAGATAAATTTCTTTGGCACCATGTTCTTTGACAACATTAGCCGCCCCAACAATTGATCCTGCCGTTGAAATCATATCATCAAAAATCAAGGCGATTTTACCTTCTATCGGACCACCAATGATATTTGCCTGCTGTGTTTCCAGAGCATTCTTACGACGCTTATCAACAATCGCAAGTGTGCCACCAATGTGATTATTATGCTGCAAAGTGCGTTTAATGCTGCCTTCATCAGGACTAACCACAACGAGCTCTTTGTCAGGAATATTCAGAGATCGAAAATAACGGTCAAGAATGGGTGCTGCATATAAGTGATCAACGGGTGTATCAAAAAAACCTTGAATCTGTGCAGCGTGAAGATCCATAGCCAGAACCCGATCTGCTCCTGCTTCATTAATCAGATTAGCAACCAGTTTCGAAGTGATGGGAACGCGGCCTGAATCTTTTCGGTCTTGTCGAGCGTAGCCAAAATAGGGAATTACAGCGGTGATCCGTTCTGCGCTGGCACGTCGACAGGCATCCATCAGAATCAACAGCTCCATCAGATTATCGTTCACGGGCGGCGAAGTCGGTTGAACGATAAACACATCTCGTCCTCGAACATTTTGATTGAGTTTTAAACTAATTTCACCATCAGGGAAATTTGACAACTCTACTGAAGCCAGTCGAATGCCGAGATAATCCGCAATTTCTCCAGCTAATTGCGGGTGTGCTCGTCCACTGAGAAGAGTCAGATGATCATACATTAAATGCGATGCCTGCAGTTGTAGTGCGGAACATTATGATGCGGGAGCCAAAACAGTCAGCGCCGAACGAATCTGTCTGGCAATTCTCCCTATTCACGCTTATCGCGAGAAAGAAGTCAAGTATGAGGTTTCATTTTCGTGCGAAAGTGCCAAAATGCAGTTATCTGGAC
The Gimesia aquarii DNA segment above includes these coding regions:
- a CDS encoding ribose-phosphate diphosphokinase is translated as MYDHLTLLSGRAHPQLAGEIADYLGIRLASVELSNFPDGEISLKLNQNVRGRDVFIVQPTSPPVNDNLMELLILMDACRRASAERITAVIPYFGYARQDRKDSGRVPITSKLVANLINEAGADRVLAMDLHAAQIQGFFDTPVDHLYAAPILDRYFRSLNIPDKELVVVSPDEGSIKRTLQHNNHIGGTLAIVDKRRKNALETQQANIIGGPIEGKIALIFDDMISTAGSIVGAANVVKEHGAKEIYLGASHAVFCGSAIKRLSAAPIKEIVVTNSLPIPDQEKLSNLRSISIAPLLGEAIRRIHRNESVSHLFD
- a CDS encoding SDR family oxidoreductase gives rise to the protein MTKLIIGCGYVGLPVAQKWLEQGHTVYALTRSEKRANEFKKLGLKPIEGDITQPESLKSLPSADTVLYAVGFDRSANQTRHDIYVTGLNHVLSEIKNRTRKIIYLSSTSVYGQTMGEWVDETSPCEPERENGKICLEAERLFEKQRLISKREGHYSASAVILRLAGIYGPGRLLARMEQIRAGEPLLGRPEAYLNLIHVTDIVNTILRCDADIPLESHYLVSDNYPMTRQEYYETLAQMIDAPLPQFAVKESDQPELKSMRNHSTERAAGLNKRCSNKRLREGLGIELVYPTIKEGLPDATQSLRDT